The Vitis riparia cultivar Riparia Gloire de Montpellier isolate 1030 chromosome 3, EGFV_Vit.rip_1.0, whole genome shotgun sequence genome includes a region encoding these proteins:
- the LOC117911074 gene encoding protein ALTERED PHOSPHATE STARVATION RESPONSE 1 codes for MGCTTSKIDDLPAVALCRERCACLDDAIQQRYTFAAYHVAYMKSLQMIGGSLQEFFDLDLDGSAASPVLPLPVQKKGDHEVQREIKLKAEPSGLSPAAAALNDRSNSNSGSHLNFHSDSDDEDGSMESLHHSEHYSPRHGYQDHLGYDEEALSSFPRGFMNVNMNYMKNQATQSVTYQHRPASPEKMHMGEASYYSYAYPNNNPSSYPYGYGGGNYGYYGQQPQQPYGASSPAMATGASSSKPPPPPPSPPSSSAWDFFNPFESYDNKYYPPYTPSRDSKDLREEEGIPDLEDEDYQHEVVKEIHGNQKFVDGDGGGGNYAKMMENQSEKVDNMDAHYQRQSVSADNDRVEYEVHMLEKKVVDSEEKAGDRGNVAAFKARGGPRGMYEVVREIQVQFVRASECGNELAKMLEVGKHPYHPKNQVSSKMLHAISPSVAALVSSQPATSKNAESSASAEKADPMELEFNGGAGMRSGNLSSTLQKLHLWEKKLYDEVKVEEKMRVAHERKSRKLKRLDERGAEAHKVDSTRSMIRSLSTKIRISIQVVEKISLKINKLRDDELWPQLNELIQGLTRMWKSMLECHRSQCQAIREARNLDVISSHKLSDAHLDATLRLERDLLHWTSMFSSWIAAQKGYVRALNNWLVKCLLYEPEETADGIAPFSPGRVGAPPAFVICNQWSQAMDRISEKEVVDSIRVFAKSIFQLWERGRLEMRQRAVVDKDLERKVKDLDREDQKIQKEIQALDKKMVPIAGHSDGLALAGHLVYQSETSSNNSIHANLQHIFESMERFTANSLRAYEELLQRIEEDKLAEA; via the exons ATGGGGTGTACGACTTCTAAGATTGATGATCTCCCGGCGGTGGCGCTTTGCCGAGAGAGATGTGCTTGCTTGGATGACGCGATACAGCAAAGGTACACTTTTGCGGCGTATCATGTGGCGTATATGAAGAGCTTGCAGATGATTGGAGGGTCGTTGCAGGAATTTTTTGACCTGGATCTTGATGGGTCAGCAGCGTCGCCGGTGCTGCCGCTGCCGGTTCAGAAAAAAGGAGATCATGAGGTTCAGAGGGAAATCAAACTTAAGGCTGAGCCCTCGGGCTTGTCGCCGGCGGCGGCTGCGTTGAACGACCGTTCGAATTCTAATTCCGGGTCGCATCTTAACTTTCACTCGGATTCGGACGACGAAGACGGTAGCATGGAATCCCTCCACCATTCCGAACACTATTCGCCTCGTCATGGCTATCAGGACCATCTCGGTTACGATGAGGAAGCCCTAAGTTCATTTCCGAGAGGGTTCATGAATGTGAACATGAATTACATGAAAAATCAGGCCACACAGTCGGTGACGTACCAGCACCGGCCGGCGAGTCCCGAGAAGATGCACATGGGCGAAGCTTCGTACTACTCATATGCCTATCCGAACAATAATCCTAGTTCTTACCCCTACGGTTATGGTGGTGGAAATTACGGCTACTATGGCCAGCAGCCGCAGCAGCCGTATGGGGCTTCATCGCCCGCTATGGCAACGGGGGCGTCATCTTCGAAACCGCCTCCACCACCGCCATCACCGCCTAGCAGCTCGGCTTGGGACTTCTTTAACCCTTTCGAGAGTTATGATAATAAATACTATCCTCCATATACCCCTAGTAGAGACTCGAAAGATTTGAGAGAGGAGGAGGGTATTCCTGATTTGGAAGATGAGGATTATCAGCATGAAGTTGTGAAGGAAATTCACGGAAATCAGAAGTTTGTGGATGGCGATGGAGGTGGTGGCAATTACGCAAAGATGATGGAGAATCAGAGCGAGAAGGTGGATAATATGGATGCCCATTATCAGAGACAGAGTGTTTCAGCGGATAACGACAGAGTGGAGTATGAGGTGCATAtgttggagaagaaggtggTTGATAGTGAGGAGAAGGCCGGAGATCGGGGTAATGTGGCTGCATTCAAAGCTCGTGGCGGGCCTCGGGGTATGTACGAGGTGGTGAGGGAAATTCAGGTTCAGTTTGTGAGAGCTTCAGAGTGTGGAAATGAGCTTGCCAAAATGCTGGAGGTGGGAAAGCACCCATACCACCCAAAAAATCAAG TTTCTTCGAAGATGTTGCATGCCATTTCTCCTTCGGTAGCCGCTTTAGTATCCTCACAGCCTGCTACTTCCAAAAATGCCGAGTCCTCGGCTTCCGCTGAGAAGGCTGATCCTATGGAGTTGGAATTTAATGGAGGTGCCGGGATGAGATCAGGAAATCTCTCTTCTACCTTACAAAAGCTGCATCTTTGGGAGAAGAAACTCTATGATGAAGTCAAG GTTGAGGAAAAGATGAGAGTAGCCCATGAGAGGAAGAGTCGGAAGTTGAAGCGTCTGGATGAAAGGGGTGCTGAGGCTCACAAAGTTGATTCGACCAGAAGTATGATCAGGAGTCTTTCcacaaaaataagaatttcCATTCAGGTTGTTgaaaagatttctctaaagataaataaattaagagatGATGAGTTGTGGCCACAACTAAATGAATTAATTCAAGG CCTAACCAGGATGTGGAAATCTATGCTTGAATGTCACCGTAGTCAGTGTCAAGCAATCCGAGAAGCTAGAAATTTAGATGTCATTTCATCTCACAAGCTTAGTGACGCCCATCTTGATGCTACATTGCGGCTTGAACGTGATCTTCTTCACTGGACTTCAATGTTCTCTAGTTGGATTGCTGCCCAGAAGGGTTATGTCAGAGCCTTAAATAATTGGCTCGTAAAATGTCTTCTATATGAGCCAGAAGAAACAGCAGATGGAATAGCTCCCTTCTCTCCTGGGAGGGTGGGTGCACCTCCTGCATTTGTAATTTGCAATCAGTGGTCACAAGCTATGGATAGGATTTCTGAGAAAGAAGTTGTGGACTCTATTCGTGTTTTTGCCAAGAGTATTTTTCAGCTTTGGGAACGGGGTAGACTAGAAATGCGCCAGAGGGCGGTGGTTGATAAGGATTTAGAGCGGAAAGTTAAGGACTTGGATAGGGAGGACCAGAAGATTCAGAAGGAGATTCAAGCCTTGGACAAAAAGATGGTTCCGATTGCAGGGCACAGTGACGGCCTCGCATTAGCTGGACATCTTGTGTACCAAAGTGAAACCAGCAGTAATAATAGTATACATGCGAATTTGCAACATATTTTTGAATCCATGGAGAGGTTCACAGCTAACTCCTTGAGAGCCTATGAGGAGCTTTTGCAACGAATTGAAGAAGATAAGCTTGCTGAGGCATGA